DNA from Ovis canadensis isolate MfBH-ARS-UI-01 breed Bighorn chromosome 4, ARS-UI_OviCan_v2, whole genome shotgun sequence:
ctcccttgccttttacttttcttctttcctcagctgctcGTAAagctcagacaaccattttgcctttttgcatttctttttctttgggatggttttgtacacggcctcctgtacaatgttatgaacctccattcatagttcttcaggcactctgtctgtcagatgaAATCCcttctattcatcacctccactttaatcataggggatttgatttaggtcatacctgaatggcctagtggttttccctactttctttaagcctgaatttttctgtttttgagggTTGTAGAAAAAAGACACTCAGCAAATTTTTGATGTAACAATCTGAAGTGCTATTTTAGAGCTGGCCCAAGATAAATTATGGACTAAAATTTGTCTGGGGGTGGCTTTACAACTTCCCTTTAAGTAGCCTGTAAGGGTGATGTGATAGATGCTCCATCATAATTGTGATTGATAGATGTCTATTAGTTGAGACCTATAAACTGACATCTGTGAAATACTATATTCACCTCAAcacaaggtcagttcagttcagttcagttgctcagtcgtttctgactctttgtaacccatgagctgaagcacaccaggcttccctgtccattaacaactaccggagcttgctcaaacccatgtccaccaagtcggtgatgacatccaaccatctcatcctctgtcgtcctcttctcctcctgccctcaatctttcccagcatcagagtcttttccaatgagtcaactcttcttatgaggtggccaaagtactggagtttcagcttcagcatcattccctccaaagaaatcccaaggctgatctccttcagaatggactggttggatctccttgcagtccaagggactctcaagagtcttctccaacaccacagttcaaaagcatcaattcttcactgctcagacttctgtatggtccagctctcacatccatacatgactactggaaaaaccatagctttgactagacagacctttgttggcaaagtaatgtttctgctttttaatatgctgtctagattggtcataactttccttaaaaggagcaagcatcttttaatttcatggctgcagtcactatctgcagtgattttggagcccaagaaaacaaagtctgtcactgtttattaTGTCACTGAAATACTATATTCAATTCAACACAAGATAATGAAGGCTATTTCTGGTAATTGAGTAATTTAAGTGAGTTTCAAGCTTTCAGGCTTACTAACTCAAAATCAAAAGTGAAAATGTCTTTCCATATTGACATCAGATTTGATGAATGCACTTAACAAACACTTAAAACACCATCGAATGACTATGTTTGAGGAATCTTGTTAAGGGCTAAAAGTATAAATGGTTGAAATCTAGCAGATTTATGACTAAACCTTAATGGAAAGCATAAGAAAAGAGAAGGATTTAATTCAAACAAGAACAAATACAACCATTTGTCCAAAAATTGACCCCATTTTGAgcgtatatttctccatttcccTGAACCTAACACGTAGGCTCTTTTCTTTGGCTGCTCAAGACAACTGCCTGTGAAGTGCTTGTTACAATGCTGATGGtcatctcctctcctctttccagAGCTACCTAATCAGGATTTCAGGAGTAGGAAGCAGGCTTCTATACATAGGAAAACTCTACAAATATTCATGGTATGTGTTGGGTGGGCAGCTACAAGTAATCATGGTATCCATTGGGTGGGTGATGAGAAACATGGGTCCAGCCAAGCAGCTGGGAAAGGAATCTTaatttgcccttcccttcccatcttCAGAGGCTTCATTACTAAGCTCAGTTTAAGGATGGTGGAAGAGCTACTTGTCAAACCATCCTCCTCACTAGGAAGATCAGGCATGTCTCCCAAATCTCAGCCTCCCTTAAATGCTAATAATGATCATGGCAGTCAAGAAGAGCAGAAGACAAGAATTGGGACGACAGTACAAGTTGCCCAGAGAAATctgattaaaagataaatattacaATATGAGATCACAATTTGTTTTTGCTCTGTCTTAAAGTGACAATAGGATCTCCAGTTATTTCCATGGCAGTTGCCACAGGAGGCACTGTACTTTGTATGAAATCCTATATGAAATCTACATTTATGAAATTGACATTCAAATCTGTTATCCACAGTCTATCCCTAGCCTGGGAATTGGTTTTCTCAATTTATACTTTTTGAAATCCATTGATAGCTTGTGTCttatttgctgttattttaaacttttaaatgctTCAAGTATTTACTTATTAACATATTGTATCATTGGAGTGAAACATACCTGGCCTAATTACTAATTccccttgaagtgaagtgaagtgaagttgctcagttgtgtcggattctttgtgaccccatggactgtagcctaccaggttccaccatccatgggattttctaggtaagaatactggagtgggttgccatttccttctccaggagatcttcccaacccagggattgaacctggatctcccactgttaggcattgtaggcagacactttaaccgtctgagccaccagggaagatcaatTCCCCTTAAGACCAGAAATTTCCCTTTGAAAAGCTTCCAGGTCACAATGATCATCTTCCCTGCCCACTCTGCCCCTACCCCAGCTCTCTAtggccttcttttatttttccataagattAACACTTCCTGTGTCTTCAGTCCATTGGGTACAGTTTAGAATTTGTCATAAGAGTATGTGGTTCTGAATGCATGATAAATGCTGCTTTTGTGATTAATATTTTcaggcatttattgtttgtcttCTCAAATATATGTTAAACTCCTTTTCTGCCAACTCCTGTTTCTACAAATTCAAGAAGAGACTATCTTTgcaaattttatttatcaaaaagCCTTAAGTTGAATTTTTCTTCCCCACTGATACCCAATTACCATTGGTTTTGCAAGTTAATAAGGAAAAAGGAATCACTTTTTGAAATTActaatattttcaactttttcccAGGCATCAAAAGTTGCTGCATGAATCCTATCATTTCCAAGAAGCATTTTTTTTGGAAATGTACAGCAGACTTATTCTGTACccatttaagataaaataaaatatcccaATATTGCACTACATTTTTGGTGTGTTTTCATAAGTCATCGGAACACTTAGCTTTAAAGAGATCTCTAAAATCCTTAGTGAGATATTCTGAAAAGTGCTTTTGCAAGAAGACGATTCATTATGGACTCCATGACTTCGTACTTTGTGTGGTTAATGACAAGCAATGCAGCATGAATCAAGTACTCGATGGATATGATGCTTCTTTTCCTTGGGATTTTTTCAAAGGTATTTTATTGCCTTATGTGGAGCCTCTATCTGAaagtttacctttaaaaaaaaaaagggtcacaTAATTGTATATATCTGAAAAGGATTTTCTGTACCCAGTTAGTTGCTGACTCAAGCATTTTACTTTTATTCCTAAAGTATTCACTTACTTGTTAAGTACTCTAACCTAATGTGTTACAGACATTAACAAAATCAAGTTCAGAAAGTGAATGGAGGATGGGAGGACTCCATCTCAGGGGCAGCAGGGCCTTTTATTACTTATCTAATCatatctgtttcatttttcttgctcCTCCTTTACAGACTGACTTTTTATGTCTACTGTAGACAGGTTTGCTTTAGTGCTTTTCAATTCTGCCATTTAATAAAATGGATTAGAACCTGCATCCTAAGTTTCTGAAGAGGGCATCTGTTTGGCTCAATGTCATCTTAGTTGTTCTCAGGTCCAACGACCAATGGCCATCGCTCAGGAAATATCCAGGAGTTGGGCTTTGGTAAAGGAATAAACCTGTGGCCAGAGCTGATCCAGATCTTTGCTTAAAACCCCTCAACCCCTGTGTCTTTACAGGGGTGTCCTTGCTCAAAACCTGCCAACTCCCCTCCACCTTTAGCAGGAGTTAATGTAAATCTTTAAGTTAAAGGgttcagagataagaaagcaagctacaagcaacagcaacaacaaaaaacccaaatagGACCAGCTAGAACCAAGATGGCAATGAATCTCCAATAGACTCTGTCTTATTATATTTACATTAATTTTACTACATTCACATATTAAATAAGATTACCTACCGGAGGCTATGACCATTAAGGCATTAAGGACCATAAAAGGATAAAAAGCAGTAGCACCCCACTCTCTCAAAAaagccctctccttcctcatGTAGGCTAATGCATATGCCTCCCCATCACTAGTCTCACTCACCTTTGTCATTACTTTTAAATCACTCTCCCCAGTGGGCGAGAAACTGATCGGTGAGCTTAGTCCTGAGTCTGTATTCTTCAGCCACTGAATAAAGCTTATGCCGTGTTGAtctcttcttcagttttgttATTCATCTAGTTGGacccaaacagaaaaagaacccTACCCTGCTGAGGCACAGAGCCTCACCCAGTCTGGGGCCTGAGCAGGGTCCATACAACTTAATTCAGTAACAGACCCATTGAAAAGAAACAGGCAGGACAGGCAAATTGACCGATATAAACAACTTATCTAGTGAAGATAACAGATAAGGTGTGTGTGATGTGGACAAAGGGCAAACTAGGAAGGCAATCATCATGTGCAAAACAGCTAAGAATAGTAATGATAAAAATGACAGTAATAAATAACAAAAGAGAATTATCTAATTAACTTCTACCATGATAATTTACATAAGAATAAAGTCAATTACTTCCTATGTTAGTTGGCTCTAGAATTTAGAAGTCTAGTGAATAtataattgtgtttatttacatTTCAGCTCTGAGTTAGTATTTTGGGTATGGGGAGAGTGATGTGTGTATGGAAAAATACATAACTGGCCTCTGCTTGCCAAACACTTTAGTTTAATTGGGGAAATAAAAGTTACCAGTGTGAAACAAGTATAGCAAACACAAGTTATATCATCCATGTTATATATTATCCACAGTAGAACTTATATGAACTATAAGATCTATATGAGAATAAAAAGGATAATGAGACTTTCACTAAAGGAAAGCCGGATAATTCAGACCGATACTCACTCAGATGACatctagaaaagaacaaaattaaaagaaaaaacttgttGGCATTATAGAAGTAAGAAGATATTGAAGAATATCCAGGCCAAGGTTCAGGAGAAGATAGAAAGGCCGAGACATGAGCATGTGGAACTACCTTGCTGGGGGCTTCTGTTGGTTCCTCAAGAGACTGTTCAGTCACCAAGCAGAACTCTCGTCAGCCTTATGTGGCTTAGAGGACCGAAGATAAATCAGTACCCATAAATAAGAGCTCTGGTACAATCCTGTGCTTGGGACCCAAAATAGCTTAACCATAGAAGTAAGGATGAACTAAAAGTAAACTCTCCCCTACCAGGACTATGGCCCAATGTCAAGATATCAAGTTTGATAAGATTCTGAAATTAGATTAAAGTAAGATCAGACtctccaagagtcagatacgactgggtgactgaacaacaccaatatCAGACTAGTGACTATGGAGCCACAGGTACACATGgcagaagtaaatatttctgAGAGAAAGATGACATTATCTAGGCCTCCAATTATTTCTACAAGCAATGAATGTTTCAAATAGTGTCTGGAATGCAATCAAAGATAACCAGGGATGATAATAAAATCAATGATAgcatagagacagaaaaatatgCATATGAACCAGCAGAAATAATACAGTTAATGAGACCCATGGAAACTGGTCCATATATCTGAACTAATAgatatactttcagttcagttcagtcgctcagtcgtgtccgactctttgtgaccccatgaatcgcagcacgccaggcctccctgtccatcatcaactcccggagtttacccaaactcatgtccattgagtcggtgatgccatccaaccatctcatcctctgtcatccccttctcctcctgcccccagtacctcccagcatcagggtcttttccaatgaggcaactcttcgcatgaggtggttaaagtattggagtttcagctttagcatcagtccttccaatgaacacccaggactgatctcctttagggtggactggttggatctccttgcagtccaagggactctcaagaatcttctccaacaccacaattcaaaaccaccaattcttcggcgctcagctttcttcacagtccaactctcccatccatacatcaccactggaaaaaccatagcctttagacctttgttggcaaagtaatgtctctgcttttcaatatgctatctagattggtcataactttccctccaaggaaagTTGGAAggatttcatggctgaaatcaccatttgcagtgattttggagcccccccaaaataaagtctgacactgtttccactgtttccccatctatttcccacgaagtgatgggaccagatgccatgatctttgttttctgaatgttgagctttaagccaactttttcactctcctctttcactttcatcaagaggctttttagttcctcttccctttcttccataaaggtggtgtcatctgcatatctgagattattgatatttctcccagcaatcttgatttcagcttgtgcttcttccagcccagcatttctcatgatggactctgcatagaagttaaataagcagggtgacaatatatagccttgatgtactccgtttcctatttggaaccagtctgttgtttcatgtccagttctaactgttgcttcctgacctgcatataggtttcacaccgaggcaggtcacgtggtctggtattcccatctctttaagaattttccacagtttattgtgatccacacagtcaaaggctctggcatagtcaataaggcagaaatagatgtttttctaaagaGATCTATTTTACATAGACTTTAATATAGCTATGTTGTGCAtgtatgccaagtcacttcagtcatgtacaactctttgcgaccctatggaccatagcccaccagtctgctctgtccatgggattctccaggcaggaatgctggagtgggttgctgtttccttctccaaggaatcttcccaacccagggatcacaacTGCATCTCTTACAGCTccagaattggcaggcagattctttaccaccaggaagcccagttATGTTGGTTATGTTCAATGGGATAGTAACATGATTGAGAATTTcaacagaaaactgaaaagaaaaaattcatagcatatatgaaatagaacaaaataaaaatatcagtgcTAAAAATTCTAACAGTTAAAATTGAGAACCCAGTGGATGAGTATAACAACAAATTAGGCACAGCTGGGGAAAAAAGAATCGGTTAACTGGAGAGGTACgtcaaaagaaattataaagagaaAGAGCACAGATGAATGAATGTAATGCACCTAAGAAAAGTATGGATAATACAGTGAAAAGAGCAAACGTTTAACTCCTTTTACAGGTGAAAAGGAGAGAATGTggaagaaacaatttttaaaaagataataactgAGTTTCCTAAAACTAATAAAAGAAATCATCCAGGCCGCGCGCGGGCGGGGCGCTTTTTTGCGGAAGCCGGTGGCGTCCGGTCCAGCCTCCTCTGGGAACCGGCAGCCTGCGACCCGGTGCTGATCCGAGCGGCTCTGTCCTGACGCGGCGAGTTCTCGCACGGTGCCCGGACAGATTGAAGCCATGGCcattctttttgctgttgttgccaGGGGAACCACTATCCTTGCCAAACATGCTTGGTGTGGAGGCAACTTCCTGGAGGTGACAGAGCAGATTCTGGCTAAGATACCTTCTGAAAATAACAAACTAACGTACTCACATGGCAATTATCTGTTTCATTACATCTGCCAAGACAGGATTGTATATCTTTGTATCACTGATGATGATTTTGAGCGTTCACGAGcctttaattttctgaatgagATAAAGAAGAGGTTCCAGACTACATATGGTTCAAGAGCGCAAACAGCACTCCCATATGCCATGAATAGTGAGTTCTCAAGTGTCTTGGCTGCACAGCTGCATCACTCTGAGAATAAGGGCCTAGATAAAGTGATGGAGACTCAAGCCCAAGTGGATGAACTTAAAGGAATCATGGTCAGAAATATAGATCTGGTAGCTCAACGAGGTGAAAGATTGGAATTGTTAAtagataaaacagaaaatcttgTGGATTCGTCTGTCACCTTCAAAACAACCAGCAGAAATCTTGCCCGAGCCATGTGCATGAAGAATCTCAAGCtcactatcatcatcatcatcatatcaGTTGTATTCATCTATATTATTGTATCACCTCTCTGCGGTGGATTTACATGGCCAAGCTgtgtgaagaaataaaaaggttaTCATTAACCAAGGATATAAGAGACCAAGGAGTTAAAAGCAATCCATGTAATTCAGGCCTTTTAATCCTGAGAGATGGTGTCTGCCAGTCTCTTCAACTTGCttcttactctcttttttttGAAATCTTGTTCCATGCCTCCAGGTTTATCTTTGTCCTGTCAACCTGTTTATTTTAGTGCACTTCAGACTGAACCATTTATTGTAGCAGTAGCCTTAAAAAAAGCATTTTGTTTAGTGTCATCTACTTGCAGAAACATTTTGTTTGTAATTGCACAAAGCTATCACCAAGGTAGAAACCACCTGTCTTATGAACTGTCAGCTAAAATTCTGGATGACCTTTGTGCACACAAAAGTTGAAAAGACTGATAGTATTGCTAATATCTTGTCTCGATGTCTTTTGATTTTGAAGGGTTTTAGGTGCTTGAAAACAATGTTCATGGAGAATTGTTATTTGGGGAATTGTAATGCAATTGTTGGTGTTTCAAGGAACCCAAGCAGGTAAAGTATTGATATTAAGCAGTTCATCTCAGTCAGAAGGGAAATGTTTTGCTAGCCTGTTAGAAGCACACAGAATTATCCTTGTCTGCATATTACTAACTTTTAGAACGAGAGTTTTGATCATTCACAAACTTCGCAGAGCTTGATATCCTCTGTTTCCCTATTGCAGTTGATTTCAGAAGATGGTGGTTTAAATATTGTTGAAGGCTAGGATTTTTTGtatattccttttcctttcatggaTGTTTAGGGCAATTGTATAGATAATAGAATGGGCAGTAGAGGGCGTGGGTAGGCGCATTCCACTGATtcaccaaagaaaaagaagagaactaCAGCCAACGTGCTAGCATTTTCGCTAGCACAAAGGGAGATAAAGGGAGATAGTGTGGGAGAAATTTTCCAGCCTGGGAAAAGCCCAAGCTGAATATAATCAACAATCAATTCCAGGGTTTGGGTTTAACTGGTGTTGAacaatagtttgaacatcctttgtgGTTTTGAAAGTTATTTAACCTGCCTAGGTTTGAAGATTATTTTTTGTGTAACTTGCGAGTAGACAGTATGATATCTAGAAACAATGTAAAGACATTTTAGCTAACATCCATGTAACTGCAGTGTGAAAAAAACTGGAATGTAATCATACTGCTTTGGCTACTCTGGCATCTGTTAGCTAGTGTGTACTTTTGGTGTGTATctgaaaagacatttgctctgTAGATCTAATTGCATTTACTTATCAATAAAGGCCAGTAAATGGAAATTATATTACATTTGACTATTTTCCCAATGAAAGAACAAATTGGTCTATGAAACCTAGCCACCTGTTTAGCCTAGTCATGTGCCttgaatatacatacatatatatatgtgtatatatatatatatgtatatgtcacaTAATCTGGATCCTGCTACCTGTTCTTCCATCTAAACTTTTCAGTTCATGCTAATTCCTTTATTTGACATATGTTTTCAACCCACTGGAACCCTTTTCCTTGTGATCGTGTATAGTGGAAatgtttttttcagttcttttgatcAACACTAATGCCTTTTAATTCCATTAGCATTTTGCATTGGAAAGCGTTTGTTCCATGAAAACATTTGGTGTTcttaataataatttcaaaatgtcTTTAATTCAACAAAAAAGACTGAAAGCTCATTTCCCTTTCTTATACATACCTGAATAAAAATGATGTGCATGTTTTAGGGATAAATTACTTAACCATCTCTTGGTCTATTTATGTATAGGAATGCTTTTTGAAGCACATACCTTATTTTAAATGATGCACAAActgaagaaattaataaaaatataagagtaatacaaaaaaaaaaaaaaagaaatcatccaCATATTTAAGACATTCAAGCATGAAAAATGCTACATAGGccacatctatatatatatcataacAAAGCTTCAGGAAACCAAGTATAAAACCTTAAAAGTAGTCAGAGAAAGGCAGATGTTATTTTCAAGTGAGTAATGATTAGAATAAGAGATAActccttatcagaaaaaaatatagtgACATCGCCAAGGGACTGAAAGAAATATTGGATTTCTATGCTAGTGAAACTATCATTCAGAATGGTTCTGGAGTGATCCATAGGTCAGAACCTGCCTCACTGGTTATCCTTAAgagaaacttcttaaagagaaaaAGCAGCAATGTTTAACTTTTAAGCTTATGTAGCTTGTTGTTAAAATGTATCCCTCTTCACTCTCTTACCTCTACCTCCACAAGAAATAGAAGGAATTGATCAAAGCAGTCAAGACTGGCTGGCATGTCTCATTCTTCCAAATACATGTTTAATTGTACAATCTTGAGCTACAGTTACTAAGCCGGTACTAACCCAGTCCTCAGTCAGCCACAGCTGGGGAGCTGGTTGGCTGTGAGAAGTGGGCAGGAGAAGCCCTGAAAAAGTTTGCTGAATTCTGTACTGACAGCCCAGGTtggtcaggactgatctcttacACAAATAACAAGTGTCTTAAAGCTCAGAAACAAGAGTATATAGCATTGTCTTTAACAATTAAAAATGGAAGTATAAAAATGATTACTTGAAAGTGTTACCAGTTTTAGAAGAGGACATATACATATTAGCGTTTAAgtttataatgttttctttgtGAATTCACCAAAACAATACTGGTTTTTAAACCACAGTTTATGTGGCTCAAGCAGAAATATAAATTTTCAGTGTTG
Protein-coding regions in this window:
- the LOC138439157 gene encoding vesicle-associated membrane protein 7, which translates into the protein MAILFAVVARGTTILAKHAWCGGNFLEVTEQILAKIPSENNKLTYSHGNYLFHYICQDRIVYLCITDDDFERSRAFNFLNEIKKRFQTTYGSRAQTALPYAMNSEFSSVLAAQLHHSENKGLDKVMETQAQVDELKGIMVRNIDLVAQRGERLELLIDKTENLVDSSVTFKTTSRNLARAMCMKNLKLTIIIIIISVVFIYIIVSPLCGGFTWPSCVKK